The following DNA comes from Janthinobacterium sp. TB1-E2.
TACGCTTATTTACTCACATGTAAGTGATTGACCGTAAGGCTTAGTCTTATAGCAAATCCGGCAGGCGTGACGACGCAAGCCCCGCAGCACGGGGAAATCACAGGAACAGGCATGGGAAAAGCAGCGGCGGCGCATGCTGAAAAACACGCGCCTGATGGCCGTACGGAAAGGGAAAGATGGGAGCGGGGTTGCCGCTCAGCGCAGGATGGCGGGCGCCACCGGCAGGGTTTCAAGAGCAATAAACGCTTCCAGGGCGCGGCGCATGTCTTCGAACACTTGCTTGCCGTAAGCCGCTTCCAGATGCGCATATTGCAGGTCGATCAGCTTCCCCATCTGCATCAGCAAACTGGCGCCCGCTTCGGACAGGTGCACCTTGCGGCGGCGCTGGTCGCCTTCGAACTTGCTGCGCCCGATCAGGCCGATCTCTTCCATGCGCGCCAGGATGCCGCTCATGCTGGGGCTCGAAATCTGGCAGATCTCGCACAGCTCGCGCGGTTCCAGGGTCGGGCTTTCATTCAGCGCGCGCATGATGCGCCACTGCTGCTCCGTCACGCCGAAGTGATTGAGGATGGGGCGGAAATGCTGGAGCAGGCTGTCGCGGGCCTTCAGCAGCAGTTGCGGCATGTTCGGATAACGGATCGGTAGCTGCAAGTGGAACTCCTGGGTGGACCGGCACAATGAGCGTCATTATACGACTGGCCCGAGGAGAGGAGCGGCAAAAT
Coding sequences within:
- the hpaR gene encoding homoprotocatechuate degradation operon regulator HpaR, with translation MQLPIRYPNMPQLLLKARDSLLQHFRPILNHFGVTEQQWRIMRALNESPTLEPRELCEICQISSPSMSGILARMEEIGLIGRSKFEGDQRRRKVHLSEAGASLLMQMGKLIDLQYAHLEAAYGKQVFEDMRRALEAFIALETLPVAPAILR